Proteins encoded in a region of the Halioglobus maricola genome:
- a CDS encoding dihydrolipoamide acetyltransferase family protein, producing MTSIPLILPALGDDASTSGEIISLSEAGSSLRRGDIYLEVETDKVVVEVPAESDGIISRLSVDVGDTVAGGDEIGEITLGSTEETDKASPKPDDSEAPQATEGTQHSIKADVAHPVNNAATDTAETPTTAAGPAARRQARKLGINIEDVKGTGTRGRVTKEDIIEYAKYIITAKNSGSNPGAAARELPDISQFGHVSREKLSGIAKATSRNMQFAWSEIPHAWVQEEIDITELEQLRKQVKAQTREPIPLTITAILCKVMALALKNYPHFNAVLDRNHEELILRDYINIGVAVDTPRGLVVPGIRNVNEMNAIQIGHELKNLSEKAKASKLAEKDFQGTGFTISNLGGVGVSGMFPVVNWPEVAILGVSSSREQCRLSDGQVENRLMMPLTLGFDHRVINGADAARFLGFVKRIIEQPATLLIET from the coding sequence ATGACTTCTATTCCTCTTATCCTCCCCGCTCTGGGCGATGACGCGAGCACCTCGGGTGAGATTATCAGCCTGTCTGAAGCCGGGTCTTCTCTCCGCCGCGGCGATATATACTTGGAAGTCGAAACTGACAAGGTGGTTGTAGAGGTGCCTGCGGAGTCCGACGGAATTATATCCAGACTTTCGGTCGACGTTGGCGATACCGTAGCGGGTGGAGATGAAATCGGCGAGATTACCCTGGGATCGACAGAGGAAACAGATAAAGCCTCCCCTAAGCCCGATGATAGTGAGGCACCTCAGGCAACAGAAGGCACACAACACAGTATAAAAGCAGATGTGGCCCACCCGGTGAACAATGCAGCAACTGATACAGCAGAGACGCCGACTACCGCCGCCGGTCCCGCAGCCCGCAGGCAGGCGCGGAAGCTCGGAATCAACATCGAGGACGTTAAAGGCACTGGGACCCGCGGTCGGGTAACCAAGGAGGACATCATTGAGTATGCTAAATATATTATTACCGCGAAAAACAGCGGCTCAAACCCTGGGGCGGCTGCCCGTGAACTTCCCGATATTTCCCAGTTTGGCCATGTTTCCAGAGAAAAGTTGAGCGGAATTGCCAAAGCTACCAGTCGCAATATGCAATTCGCCTGGAGCGAGATACCCCATGCCTGGGTGCAGGAAGAAATCGATATCACAGAGCTGGAGCAGCTACGCAAACAGGTCAAGGCCCAAACCAGGGAGCCCATCCCTCTCACCATAACAGCGATACTTTGTAAGGTAATGGCACTGGCACTCAAGAATTATCCACACTTCAATGCGGTGCTGGATCGCAATCACGAAGAATTAATTCTACGTGACTACATCAATATTGGTGTTGCCGTCGACACCCCCAGGGGCCTAGTCGTTCCGGGCATACGCAACGTGAACGAGATGAACGCCATACAGATAGGCCACGAGCTCAAGAACCTCAGTGAGAAAGCAAAGGCTTCAAAACTCGCAGAAAAAGACTTTCAGGGAACTGGTTTCACCATTTCAAATCTCGGCGGCGTGGGTGTAAGCGGCATGTTCCCCGTTGTGAACTGGCCGGAAGTAGCCATCCTGGGCGTATCCTCTAGCCGCGAACAGTGTCGCCTCAGTGACGGCCAGGTAGAAAACCGGCTGATGATGCCGCTTACTCTCGGATTTGATCACCGTGTCATTAACGGCGCAGACGCCGCGCGTTTCCTCGGATTCGTTAAACGAATTATCGAACAGCCGGCGACTCTGCTAATTGAAACCTGA
- a CDS encoding FAD-dependent monooxygenase yields the protein MTETNFDVPVLIAGGGPVGMVLALELARHEIHSILLERNDTTTSHPKMDLTNGRSMELFRRLGIIDEVRAVGVPEDQTMDIIYATSATGYCLHTFDYGTPEEHKQRSRETNDGTMTLEPYMRVSQVVLEPVLKQAIDDSPFVDVRFGNKFEDFSQDADGVTSTVSTKSGSYTVRSQYLAGCDGGGSRVRDIAGIELEGDFGIVPIYMVHLRSSDKDVLAKFGAAYHLQTGFGTLIAQNGKDIWTLHVVLSPDTDLDSIDPADLVKQFAGTDFDYEILVANHWTPHLVVAETCRNGRVLLAGDAAHQFIPTGGYGMNTGVWDAADLGWKLAAVLNGWGGEALLDSVEERRKIALQNRAAAISNMTDRFAIEGFIQEQRAQTDIESADAEMIRSQISTEIERIGNAENESWGIEHGYRYIDSNVIAYPQDSSEAPEFDHLRAQPSAWPGSRLPHFYLGDGQPIYDKLGNEFTIICLDSADTAPLEEAASELGVPMITLSISNDENLSSMGKSLILVRPDQHIAWSGNSMPSDCSSLLKKVVGQV from the coding sequence ATGACAGAAACAAACTTTGACGTACCAGTGTTGATAGCCGGTGGTGGGCCAGTCGGAATGGTGCTTGCGCTTGAATTGGCCAGGCACGAGATTCATTCCATCCTGTTAGAGCGCAATGACACAACCACCAGTCATCCGAAAATGGACCTGACCAACGGTCGTAGCATGGAGTTATTTCGTCGATTGGGCATCATTGATGAAGTACGCGCGGTGGGCGTTCCCGAAGACCAGACCATGGACATCATCTATGCAACCAGCGCCACCGGCTACTGCCTGCACACCTTCGACTACGGCACCCCGGAGGAGCATAAGCAGCGTTCGCGCGAGACTAACGACGGCACCATGACGCTTGAGCCCTACATGCGGGTTTCCCAGGTCGTACTGGAGCCCGTTCTTAAACAGGCCATTGACGATAGTCCGTTTGTCGACGTGAGGTTTGGCAACAAGTTCGAGGACTTTTCTCAGGACGCAGACGGCGTTACCAGTACTGTTTCAACTAAGTCAGGGTCCTACACAGTTCGTAGCCAATATCTCGCCGGGTGCGATGGCGGCGGTAGTCGGGTGCGCGATATCGCTGGAATCGAGCTGGAGGGTGATTTCGGAATCGTTCCGATCTACATGGTGCATTTGCGCTCCTCAGACAAAGATGTACTAGCGAAGTTCGGAGCGGCTTATCACTTGCAGACAGGGTTCGGTACCCTGATCGCACAGAATGGCAAGGACATCTGGACCTTGCATGTCGTTCTGAGCCCGGACACCGATCTAGACAGTATCGATCCGGCTGACCTTGTTAAACAATTTGCAGGGACTGACTTTGACTACGAAATCCTCGTGGCAAACCACTGGACACCGCACCTTGTGGTTGCTGAAACGTGTCGTAACGGCAGGGTTCTGCTCGCTGGCGATGCTGCACACCAGTTTATTCCCACCGGGGGCTACGGCATGAATACCGGCGTGTGGGACGCCGCTGACCTGGGCTGGAAGTTGGCTGCAGTGCTCAATGGATGGGGTGGTGAAGCTCTGCTCGACAGCGTTGAGGAGCGTCGCAAGATCGCCCTGCAGAATCGCGCAGCCGCTATCAGCAATATGACCGACCGCTTCGCAATTGAAGGCTTCATACAGGAACAACGCGCACAGACTGACATTGAATCCGCCGATGCAGAGATGATCCGCTCACAAATCTCCACTGAAATAGAGAGAATCGGCAATGCAGAAAATGAGAGCTGGGGTATCGAACATGGCTACAGGTATATTGATTCAAACGTCATAGCCTATCCACAGGACAGCAGCGAAGCGCCAGAGTTTGATCATCTGCGCGCACAGCCTAGCGCTTGGCCCGGATCTCGCTTACCTCACTTCTATCTGGGTGATGGGCAACCTATTTACGACAAACTAGGCAATGAATTTACCATCATCTGCCTTGATAGTGCTGATACAGCCCCTCTGGAAGAGGCCGCCAGCGAACTAGGTGTGCCAATGATTACACTAAGCATCTCGAATGATGAAAACCTGTCGAGTATGGGTAAATCACTCATTCTGGTGCGCCCTGATCAGCACATCGCCTGGAGCGGTAATTCAATGCCCTCAGACTGTTCATCACTCCTGAAGAAAGTGGTAGGGCAAGTCTGA
- a CDS encoding carbohydrate porin, whose product MAAIVATAAQAEDAPPKPPSDEAKAPYQSGYGDAPGFGGPSSVSEELRESNETRSSLYQFDSLQRTFGPWFDWKRKLNEDHGFTLGVNAYWLYQAASGSMIDDDDAFGGIYRLQGSWTAFGRGTGHAGSLEWRIENRSEAFSQLAPQSLAAALGTTSLNTGFGYSDNFDTDLAVFNWTQRFNDGRSAVAVGRLAFDAYLDAFPFQTFSRGFINRSFLVNPTLATTGIGALGMVAKGFVSSNIWLGGQVYDGNAVSGDFDSDTFDEHEWLKSVEIGWTPSMESRNRERIQFTWWEKDARRAAGIPAGQGWTASATYQWNERWQPFVRLGHSDGGAGVAAEDAASIGVEIKPRMDQVWSVGLGWAKPSRKTHGPGLDNETVIETSYKFQLSPNFSLTPDLQYVRNPAKNPGQSSVLVGGVRAILTL is encoded by the coding sequence ATGGCAGCCATTGTCGCCACGGCAGCGCAGGCCGAAGACGCCCCTCCTAAGCCCCCCAGCGATGAGGCAAAGGCCCCTTATCAGTCGGGCTATGGCGACGCGCCGGGATTCGGCGGGCCGTCCAGCGTATCGGAAGAGCTGCGGGAGAGTAATGAAACTCGAAGCTCCCTCTACCAGTTCGATTCCTTGCAACGGACCTTTGGCCCCTGGTTCGACTGGAAGCGAAAACTGAACGAAGACCACGGTTTTACTCTGGGTGTAAATGCCTACTGGTTGTACCAGGCAGCAAGCGGCAGCATGATCGATGACGATGACGCTTTTGGAGGAATTTATCGCCTGCAGGGTAGTTGGACAGCTTTTGGTCGAGGCACGGGTCACGCAGGTAGCCTTGAATGGCGTATAGAGAACCGCTCGGAGGCTTTCTCGCAGCTGGCCCCTCAGTCGCTGGCCGCGGCACTGGGCACCACTTCCCTCAACACAGGTTTCGGCTACTCGGACAATTTTGATACCGATCTAGCCGTATTTAACTGGACCCAGCGCTTCAACGATGGCCGATCTGCCGTTGCGGTGGGCCGGTTGGCGTTTGATGCTTATCTCGACGCTTTTCCCTTCCAGACATTCTCACGTGGCTTTATCAACCGTTCCTTCCTGGTTAATCCGACCCTCGCGACCACGGGCATTGGTGCACTTGGCATGGTGGCCAAAGGCTTTGTGTCTTCGAATATCTGGTTGGGCGGGCAGGTCTACGATGGCAATGCAGTTAGCGGTGATTTTGATAGCGACACCTTTGACGAACACGAATGGTTGAAGTCTGTCGAGATAGGTTGGACGCCGTCCATGGAGAGTCGTAACCGAGAGCGCATACAGTTTACCTGGTGGGAAAAAGATGCGCGCCGCGCAGCTGGCATCCCTGCCGGGCAGGGGTGGACGGCCAGTGCCACCTACCAATGGAACGAGCGATGGCAGCCGTTTGTTCGCCTGGGTCACTCAGATGGTGGAGCAGGCGTTGCTGCCGAGGATGCCGCCTCAATTGGCGTTGAGATCAAGCCTCGCATGGATCAGGTCTGGAGTGTTGGTTTGGGCTGGGCGAAACCGTCGCGCAAAACGCATGGCCCAGGGCTGGATAACGAAACCGTGATTGAGACGTCCTACAAGTTTCAGCTATCGCCTAATTTTTCACTGACACCGGATTTGCAGTATGTGCGCAATCCGGCAAAAAATCCTGGCCAAAGCAGCGTGCTGGTTGGCGGTGTCAGGGCAATCCTGACCTTGTAA
- the aceE gene encoding pyruvate dehydrogenase (acetyl-transferring), homodimeric type yields MTTQAWNINEVLSEDKKEWIESIDYILDAFGEEGVREILRGLQDHVLSRGVPLNEATLNTPYINTIPVSQQPKYPGDITLEKKIENIIRWNAMAMVLRGQDQGTGVGGHIATYTSAATMLEVGFNHFFRARSESYGGDTVLVQPHAAPGVYARAFLEGRLPETQLKNFRRELQPGGGLCSYPHPRSMPDFWQMPNASMGLSTPSAIYQARFAKYLERRGLKPDNGGKIWCFIGDGESDEPEVLGTINIAAREGLDNLVLVINCNLQRLDGPVRGNGKIIQELERTFRGADWNVIKTIWGSGWDSLLARDTNGVLRKRMEECVDGDYQYLSILPGNVQREHWVEDNPDLSAMMNSLTDEEIKEIKRGGQDPKKVFAAFDQAAKSKGKPTVILVKTVKGDGMGAAAQGRNTAHQKKDLSPEERLEIARNYEIPLSDEEARDAAFYRPSDDSPEIEYLQRHRQALGGHLPSRRVDCPTLQPPTDEELKTFVAGTGERQVSTTMIVVRILSKLLKSKTLGDYVVPIVPDEARTFGMDGLFSQAGIYSPQGQNYTPVDHESLTYYREAEDGQIMQEGICETGAIASFMAAGTAYAVNGVPTIPFYIFYSMFGFQRVADMIWACGDMMCRGFLLGGTAGRTTLNGEGLQHQDGHSHVTAATIPNLKSYDPAFGYELAVIIKDGIRRMYTEGENIFYYLTVYNENYAMPEMQDVGGIEESILAGGYCYKRSTGDDPAVNLLSSGPIIQQALQAADTLESMGFSVNIWSITSFIELAREAEECERINRLSSPGGSITPFIEKLFANEEGIFVAATDYMKALPNMIAKWVPGPYLALGTDGYGVSESRPALRDYFEISRDYIVHASLTELLRQGTIDSVRFSELSAELSIDPGKPNPTDK; encoded by the coding sequence GTGACGACTCAGGCCTGGAACATCAACGAAGTTTTGAGTGAAGACAAAAAGGAATGGATCGAGTCCATCGATTACATTCTTGATGCTTTTGGCGAGGAAGGCGTCAGGGAGATTCTGCGTGGCTTGCAGGATCATGTACTGTCACGTGGCGTTCCACTGAACGAGGCCACCCTGAACACGCCCTACATCAACACTATCCCCGTATCACAACAACCCAAGTATCCCGGCGATATAACGCTGGAAAAGAAAATCGAAAATATCATCCGCTGGAATGCCATGGCCATGGTGCTTCGGGGACAGGACCAGGGAACCGGTGTGGGTGGCCACATTGCCACCTATACCTCTGCCGCCACAATGCTGGAGGTGGGCTTCAACCACTTCTTCCGTGCCCGCTCTGAGTCCTATGGGGGTGACACGGTGTTGGTACAGCCCCACGCCGCTCCCGGTGTTTATGCCAGGGCATTCCTGGAAGGCAGGCTACCGGAAACCCAACTGAAAAACTTTCGTCGGGAGCTACAACCCGGGGGAGGCCTGTGTTCCTACCCGCACCCACGATCAATGCCGGACTTCTGGCAGATGCCCAACGCCTCAATGGGCCTCTCCACACCGTCTGCAATCTACCAGGCCCGTTTCGCCAAGTATCTCGAACGTCGTGGCCTCAAGCCGGATAACGGCGGCAAGATTTGGTGCTTTATCGGTGACGGGGAATCGGACGAACCGGAAGTACTGGGCACGATCAATATCGCAGCCCGTGAAGGTCTCGACAACCTGGTCCTGGTCATCAACTGCAACCTGCAGCGACTCGATGGCCCCGTAAGGGGCAATGGCAAGATTATCCAGGAACTGGAGAGAACCTTCCGCGGCGCGGACTGGAACGTCATCAAGACGATCTGGGGAAGCGGCTGGGACAGTCTGCTCGCCCGGGACACTAACGGCGTCCTGCGCAAACGCATGGAGGAATGCGTCGACGGGGACTACCAGTACCTGTCCATACTCCCTGGTAATGTCCAGCGCGAACACTGGGTTGAGGACAACCCAGACCTTTCCGCGATGATGAACTCTCTCACAGACGAGGAGATCAAGGAGATCAAACGGGGCGGACAGGACCCGAAGAAGGTATTCGCAGCCTTTGATCAGGCAGCAAAAAGCAAGGGGAAACCGACTGTCATCCTGGTTAAAACAGTTAAGGGAGACGGCATGGGGGCGGCAGCCCAAGGGCGCAATACAGCCCACCAGAAGAAAGATCTCAGTCCCGAAGAGCGGCTGGAGATAGCTCGCAATTATGAAATCCCCCTTAGTGACGAAGAGGCCCGTGATGCAGCGTTCTACCGGCCTTCCGATGACAGTCCGGAGATCGAATACCTTCAGCGACACAGGCAAGCACTGGGTGGCCACCTTCCTTCACGGCGGGTCGACTGTCCCACCCTGCAGCCACCGACAGACGAAGAACTGAAGACATTCGTCGCGGGTACGGGAGAGCGGCAAGTATCAACCACCATGATCGTGGTACGAATCCTCTCGAAATTACTGAAGAGTAAAACCCTGGGGGATTATGTTGTCCCCATTGTCCCTGATGAAGCGAGAACCTTCGGCATGGATGGACTTTTTAGCCAGGCGGGCATCTACTCACCACAGGGCCAGAACTATACGCCGGTGGACCATGAAAGCCTGACCTACTATCGGGAAGCCGAGGACGGCCAGATCATGCAGGAAGGCATTTGTGAGACTGGAGCCATTGCGTCATTCATGGCTGCCGGCACCGCGTATGCCGTAAACGGCGTGCCGACTATACCCTTCTATATTTTCTATTCGATGTTTGGCTTCCAGCGCGTGGCCGATATGATCTGGGCTTGCGGCGACATGATGTGCCGCGGCTTTTTGCTGGGGGGCACCGCCGGCCGAACCACGCTGAATGGCGAGGGGCTGCAGCACCAGGATGGCCACTCGCATGTTACCGCTGCCACCATTCCCAACCTGAAGTCCTATGATCCAGCCTTCGGTTATGAACTTGCGGTCATCATTAAGGACGGTATCAGGCGCATGTATACCGAGGGTGAGAACATTTTCTACTACCTCACGGTATACAACGAAAACTATGCCATGCCCGAGATGCAGGATGTGGGGGGTATCGAGGAGTCCATACTCGCTGGCGGCTATTGCTACAAAAGGTCGACGGGGGACGATCCTGCCGTCAACCTGCTTAGCAGCGGCCCGATCATACAGCAGGCCCTGCAGGCGGCGGACACGCTTGAATCCATGGGCTTCAGTGTGAATATCTGGAGCATTACCAGCTTTATCGAGCTTGCCCGGGAGGCCGAGGAATGTGAGCGGATTAATCGCCTTTCATCCCCAGGAGGTTCAATAACGCCATTCATTGAAAAACTGTTTGCTAACGAAGAAGGCATATTCGTAGCCGCAACAGACTACATGAAAGCGCTTCCCAACATGATCGCCAAGTGGGTCCCGGGACCGTATTTGGCTCTAGGAACGGATGGATATGGGGTGAGTGAATCCCGTCCGGCCTTGAGAGACTATTTTGAGATCAGCAGGGACTATATCGTTCACGCCTCTCTCACTGAGCTACTTCGCCAGGGGACCATCGACAGCGTTCGCTTTTCTGAACTATCGGCGGAACTGAGCATCGACCCGGGCAAACCCAATCCAACTGACAAGTAA
- a CDS encoding nuclear transport factor 2 family protein has translation MINEFHEDRRQCTDLINAFAYYVDHRLFSDAVSLFSEGGSFIRPDGVKKGHTEIASLWEGRPETVVTRHLVGAPFFLSATGTEAESVTQCTIYQAEGDGKAPPAVKGPIGVAEFHDHFVKTPGGWKFSRREVTPAIIQSP, from the coding sequence ATGATTAACGAGTTTCACGAGGATAGAAGGCAGTGCACAGACCTGATCAATGCCTTTGCTTACTACGTCGATCACCGCCTATTTTCTGATGCGGTTTCCCTGTTCAGTGAGGGTGGCAGCTTTATTCGGCCGGATGGGGTCAAAAAAGGGCATACGGAAATCGCTTCGCTATGGGAGGGAAGACCAGAAACCGTCGTAACCCGGCACCTAGTTGGCGCTCCGTTTTTCCTGAGCGCCACCGGTACTGAAGCAGAGTCTGTTACGCAGTGCACGATCTACCAGGCCGAGGGTGATGGCAAGGCGCCGCCCGCAGTCAAAGGCCCCATAGGCGTGGCAGAGTTTCACGACCATTTCGTGAAAACGCCTGGCGGTTGGAAGTTCTCCCGGCGAGAAGTCACGCCTGCGATTATTCAGTCACCTTAA